Part of the Desulfatiglans anilini DSM 4660 genome is shown below.
GCGGCTTGTTCGCGGGAGATCCCCTTTTCTCCGCTTTCGAGGATCGTCCATACAGCCGCTGCATCCAGTGTGTGCCAGGGTCTTGAAGGCTGCGCCTCTTCGGAGGGGAGGAATTCGCGGATTTTATCCTTCACGGAGCGAACGATCCCGGATGCGAGGCCTGCCGTTCGGGAGCGCTCTGTTTCCCTGCATTCCCCCGCGCTGCAATCCAGTGTTCTAGATGTAACCGAAACGTTCTTGCCGCGGGCGTGGCCGACGAACGCTGCCAGCAAATCGGCTGCATCCCGAAAGTCGAGATCGGCGCTGAATTGGAGCAGGATGTTGCCGGTTACCGAGTTGGCCGATGCCGAGAGCAGCTTTGGATGGGCGTTCAGATGGGATTCCAGGAACCGCTTCAGGGCTTCGGAACCTCTCAGTCCGTCCACCTTGAAGCGCGCCCTCCCAGGCACCTTCGTATGCAAGGGATGGATCATGGAATCGTCCGCAGATTGGTTTGCGCCCGATGCGTCAGACAACAAACCCTTGCAATCGCCTGACGACTGCAAGGGTTGCAGACCGTGATCCGGCCGCCGGACACGCGCTTTAGACCGCTTGATTATTCATCGCCGTGCATCTTGTCGACGATGGACTTCGAGAAGATGCCCATGGCGTACCAGAAAGCGGTGTACCAGGGGGGCGCACGCAGGTTGCCACGCAGGATCTGCACAATGCCCACGACAAGGAGGGCCATGAAAGCCAGTCCCGGAAGATCCACCTCGCCGCGCGTGAAACGCCTGACCGACCGGCTGAGGTCTCCCACGGGTTCCACCAGCCGCCGGGAGATGGGAACGCGCCATTCAGTCGTCGAGAGGAGCTGAAAAAGCCCTGCCTCAGAAGCGATACCGCCGATCCTGTCGGCCTCCACAGTTTCACCTTTGAAAAGCAGGCTGCCAGTCAGCGGATTGACCTCCAGCGTGAGGTCTTCCGTCTTGGCGGCAAACACCTCTTTTACCCGGGCAAAATACGAATGATCCCCAGTTCTGGAGGAGACCTTGATCCGCATTCGACCGGGTGTCTTATGCGTGAGGCAGGCCTCGGGGATGGCAGACAGAAGGTCCGGCACCGGCGGCCCCGTTATGTCGTTGTGACGGCCTTTTTGGCCTTGGCAACCGGGGCGGCCTGTTCCCCGGCCAGCTCGGATTTGGCCTCGGCGGTCAGATCCTCGAGGGTCTCCTTGGTTTCTTCAACCATCAATTTGCCTTTTTCGTAAAGAATGATGCCGCCCTTGATGCCGGCCTTGGCCAAAGACTTCAGAACGCCACCCGCCACCGGCAGGATGATGGGCGCCAGCAGCACCGCCGCAG
Proteins encoded:
- a CDS encoding HMA2 domain-containing protein translates to MPDLLSAIPEACLTHKTPGRMRIKVSSRTGDHSYFARVKEVFAAKTEDLTLEVNPLTGSLLFKGETVEADRIGGIASEAGLFQLLSTTEWRVPISRRLVEPVGDLSRSVRRFTRGEVDLPGLAFMALLVVGIVQILRGNLRAPPWYTAFWYAMGIFSKSIVDKMHGDE
- a CDS encoding DUF5132 domain-containing protein → MGLGNLTNGMKWGTGLAVGAAAVLLAPIILPVAGGVLKSLAKAGIKGGIILYEKGKLMVEETKETLEDLTAEAKSELAGEQAAPVAKAKKAVTTT